From Amphritea atlantica, a single genomic window includes:
- a CDS encoding KpsF/GutQ family sugar-phosphate isomerase, which yields MNNELDFLASAKRTIEMERDAVNDLLTYLDADFEKACKLALECEGRVIVTGMGKSGHIGNKIAATLASTGTPSFFVHPGEASHGDLGMITRSDVVIALSNSGETNEVLAILPLIKRMKAPLISITGNPQSTLSRSADANLNVTISEEACPLGLAPTSSTTATLVIGDALAIALLEARGFSAEDFAFSHPGGSLGRRLLLKVSDIMHSGDDIPKVSDSTMLYEALMEVTRKRLGMTTVINPDGILQGIFTDGDLRRTLDHDVDMKNTPITEVMTTQCTTVTSDILAAEALQIMQDKKINALIVLDAERHPVGALNMHDMLKAGVI from the coding sequence ATGAATAACGAACTGGACTTTCTAGCATCCGCCAAACGCACCATTGAGATGGAGCGGGATGCGGTAAACGATTTGCTCACCTACCTCGATGCTGACTTTGAAAAAGCCTGCAAACTGGCACTGGAATGTGAAGGCCGGGTCATTGTAACCGGGATGGGTAAAAGCGGCCATATCGGCAATAAAATCGCCGCCACTCTGGCCTCTACCGGCACTCCATCCTTCTTTGTTCACCCAGGAGAAGCCAGCCATGGTGACCTGGGCATGATCACCCGGTCAGATGTTGTTATTGCACTGTCGAACTCTGGGGAAACCAATGAAGTGCTGGCGATACTACCGCTGATCAAACGGATGAAAGCACCATTAATCAGCATTACCGGCAACCCGCAATCGACCCTGTCCCGCAGTGCTGACGCCAATCTGAATGTCACCATTAGCGAGGAAGCCTGCCCGCTGGGCCTGGCCCCGACCTCCAGCACCACCGCCACACTGGTGATCGGCGACGCACTGGCCATCGCCCTGCTGGAAGCCCGCGGCTTCAGCGCTGAAGACTTTGCTTTTTCGCACCCGGGTGGCAGCCTGGGTCGCCGCCTGTTACTGAAGGTCTCGGACATCATGCACAGCGGCGATGATATTCCAAAGGTCAGTGACTCAACCATGCTCTATGAAGCCCTGATGGAAGTAACCCGTAAACGCCTGGGAATGACCACCGTCATCAACCCGGACGGTATTCTGCAAGGAATTTTTACCGACGGAGATCTGCGCCGCACCCTTGATCATGACGTCGATATGAAAAACACCCCGATTACTGAGGTGATGACGACCCAGTGCACCACCGTTACCAGTGACATTCTGGCAGCAGAAGCGCTACAGATCATGCAGGACAAAAAGATCAACGCACTGATCGTTCTCGATGCCGAGCGCCATCCTGTTGGCGCACTGAACATGCACGATATGCT